In Vibrio cyclitrophicus, one genomic interval encodes:
- a CDS encoding ATP-binding cassette domain-containing protein gives MSSTLSLNSEVSPLMPVIDSETQTPIEIKFENVGVHYYSIPSWLGGKAFKALQNIDLNVEDKSLAIVGRSGAGKSTLIELLFGLKEPTVGRISLFGHSLPIRNSKAQAAVCRLIQLVPQEPHTSLNPYYTVRQILAEPLSNLDVSGNHENIIEETLLDVGLPATLLSLKPNQLSTGQAQRVAIARALVVRPAVLVADEPTASLDPVNRQRLLDLLISLKKKRDMRIVLVTHDLGAAKTLCEEILVLDHGEMVEHGPTPQVMSVPAHPATQLLIQSQPLSKSTC, from the coding sequence ATGAGTTCGACCTTATCATTAAATTCAGAAGTCTCGCCGTTAATGCCAGTGATAGATTCAGAAACACAAACACCGATTGAGATTAAGTTCGAGAATGTCGGTGTGCATTACTACTCAATACCGAGTTGGTTAGGTGGTAAGGCGTTTAAAGCGCTACAGAACATCGACCTCAATGTTGAAGACAAAAGCCTAGCTATTGTTGGACGCTCTGGTGCCGGTAAATCAACGCTGATTGAACTGCTGTTTGGCCTTAAAGAGCCAACGGTGGGGCGAATCAGCCTGTTTGGTCATTCGCTGCCTATTCGCAATAGCAAAGCGCAAGCCGCGGTGTGTCGCTTGATTCAATTGGTGCCTCAAGAACCACACACCAGCCTCAATCCTTACTATACCGTTCGACAGATCTTAGCCGAGCCGCTAAGCAACTTAGATGTTTCTGGCAACCATGAAAACATCATTGAAGAGACGCTGTTGGACGTGGGCTTACCTGCCACTTTGCTATCACTGAAACCTAATCAGCTTTCTACTGGCCAAGCTCAACGTGTGGCTATCGCTCGGGCGCTTGTCGTTAGACCCGCAGTGTTGGTAGCTGATGAACCGACCGCCAGCCTTGACCCGGTGAACCGTCAAAGGTTGTTAGATTTACTCATTTCATTGAAAAAGAAGCGCGATATGCGCATCGTTTTGGTGACACACGATTTAGGCGCAGCAAAGACGCTTTGTGAAGAAATTCTGGTTCTTGACCATGGCGAAATGGTGGAGCATGGACCGACACCTCAAGTGATGAGCGTACCTGCTCATCCTGCGACTCAGTTGCTGATTCAATCTCAGCCTCTTTCGAAATCTACTTGTTAA
- a CDS encoding ATP-binding cassette domain-containing protein translates to MNAPLLSVDRLMIKTSSRTLFQDIHFDVYRGELLAIMGPSGIGKSMLSRAIAGFMPETVQVEGHISLSGEAVCGLPMLRRTAAQRPAVIFQDALQALNPLVSIEGQLSLALTGTRTKLKSQDKIKLTELLVQLGFPNPETILSLYPSQISGGQRQRVCIAIGLLSNADIIIADEPTSALDPVTEQEILKLIRDNVKQRQIGGLLITHDLHSALACDKLLVIDDGGVVAYGAPKHALESSSHAFCCSLRDLIA, encoded by the coding sequence GTGAACGCCCCACTATTGTCTGTTGACCGACTAATGATCAAAACCTCTTCAAGAACACTTTTCCAAGATATCCACTTCGATGTGTATCGAGGAGAACTGTTGGCGATCATGGGCCCTTCAGGCATTGGTAAGTCGATGCTTTCACGTGCGATTGCGGGCTTTATGCCAGAAACAGTGCAGGTTGAAGGCCATATTTCTCTATCTGGTGAAGCGGTGTGTGGTTTGCCGATGTTGCGACGAACTGCAGCACAACGACCGGCGGTTATCTTCCAAGATGCACTTCAAGCGTTAAACCCTCTTGTTTCTATTGAAGGCCAACTCAGTTTGGCATTGACGGGAACTCGCACTAAGCTTAAATCACAAGACAAAATCAAGCTCACCGAACTGTTAGTACAGTTAGGGTTCCCAAATCCAGAAACCATCTTGTCGTTGTATCCGAGCCAAATCTCTGGAGGGCAACGTCAACGAGTGTGCATTGCGATTGGCTTGTTGAGTAACGCCGATATCATCATTGCGGATGAACCAACCAGTGCGCTAGATCCGGTGACAGAGCAAGAGATACTCAAGCTGATTCGCGACAATGTTAAACAGCGACAAATTGGTGGCCTGCTTATCACTCATGACCTGCACAGCGCGCTCGCGTGTGACAAGTTATTGGTGATCGATGATGGCGGAGTGGTGGCTTATGGCGCACCAAAACACGCGCTTGAATCAAGCTCTCACGCTTTCTGCTGTTCATTGAGAGACCTAATCGCATGA
- a CDS encoding LysR family transcriptional regulator, producing MDLNLLKTFDAVMKARSVNVAAEALGISAPAVSQSLNRLRDQYKDPLFVREGRGISPTNFAVELHAEVQEPLSLLINGAKSRQHFNAQTSRRTFRISSHKDIDILVFPCLTKYREQHAPNTTIQADIDHIDEQARQADLRQRKVDVILSTVPLEEHGYHNLKLFEEELIVALSIDHPRIQGSISVEQFFFEHHILWQTQRMDNYTLNSVACERLPTRKIAYTTGSGLTGLVLAQSTDWLCVNARSLANKVAGSGKYQIFELPFKAEPVPIYMTWHHSQNNDTGHKWFRNALEAITRINN from the coding sequence ATGGATCTAAACCTTTTAAAAACATTTGATGCTGTAATGAAGGCCCGTAGTGTTAACGTCGCAGCAGAAGCTTTAGGGATCTCTGCCCCCGCCGTCAGTCAATCGCTAAATCGACTAAGAGATCAGTACAAAGATCCATTGTTCGTGCGTGAAGGTAGAGGTATCTCACCAACCAATTTTGCAGTCGAACTCCATGCGGAAGTTCAAGAACCTTTAAGCCTGTTAATTAACGGCGCTAAATCACGACAGCATTTTAATGCTCAAACAAGTCGACGTACTTTCAGAATCTCCAGCCACAAAGACATTGATATCTTAGTGTTCCCTTGCCTAACCAAATACCGAGAGCAGCATGCCCCAAACACAACCATACAAGCCGATATTGATCATATCGACGAGCAAGCTCGACAAGCTGATTTAAGGCAAAGAAAGGTAGACGTGATCTTATCAACTGTTCCTCTGGAAGAGCATGGCTATCACAACCTGAAGCTGTTTGAAGAAGAACTTATCGTCGCACTAAGTATCGATCACCCCCGTATTCAAGGCAGTATCTCCGTTGAGCAATTCTTCTTTGAACATCATATTCTGTGGCAGACTCAAAGGATGGATAACTACACGCTCAATTCAGTTGCTTGTGAACGCCTACCAACTCGAAAAATCGCCTATACAACGGGATCAGGGCTAACAGGACTAGTCTTGGCTCAAAGTACTGACTGGCTTTGTGTTAATGCTCGTTCATTAGCAAACAAAGTCGCAGGTAGCGGAAAATATCAAATCTTTGAATTACCGTTTAAAGCCGAGCCTGTCCCTATTTACATGACTTGGCATCATTCTCAAAATAATGATACGGGACATAAATGGTTTAGGAATGCACTTGAAGCCATAACAAGGATAAACAATTAA
- a CDS encoding ABC transporter substrate-binding protein, whose translation MRFNSIKLACALALALPLTGCFDSQPESSDAAVKSEIRVAMMQPPRTGLSPLSDDAFKLSRWSTAETLVNLSPTSEAEPMLATDWKHVDPLTWQFTVRQGVKFHDGSTLTADSVVNSLQKALEAAPKPRILDGVELKVKAMDNYRVEIKTSFDDPLLPSRLSSPQLAILAASAYQEDGRVSPIGAGTGPFELTEINGTTSAKLKRFDGYWGEKAQVESVIAEYVPNGFARAAALRTGTADIVEAVPVSQIATIDPNLLYEVAMPRTNTLYLNNKSGVFSDIELRKVAAAAVDREQIVNTVYENHADIAQGLLGPALAWAEPIRPEGQAVDKTLKANGESIVIGTFTDRAELPEVAALLKQQLEAAGFKVELDIREYAQIENDALSGKFDAFILSRATVLDSGDPVAYMMSDFGCKGSFNLGQFCSQEVDQALTHADLQPLGALRQQAIIEAEQKILNDFAAIPLLHERVIQGESERVSNVVRDPSERRLVDQTTQVKKAKQAN comes from the coding sequence ATGCGTTTTAATTCAATTAAACTGGCTTGCGCTCTAGCGCTGGCTTTGCCTTTGACGGGCTGTTTTGACTCTCAACCAGAGTCGAGCGATGCGGCGGTCAAATCTGAAATTCGTGTTGCGATGATGCAGCCACCAAGAACGGGCCTATCGCCTCTTTCTGATGACGCGTTCAAACTATCACGTTGGAGCACGGCTGAAACGCTAGTGAACCTGAGCCCAACTTCAGAAGCTGAGCCAATGCTGGCAACGGATTGGAAACACGTTGATCCACTGACTTGGCAATTCACGGTTCGCCAAGGTGTTAAGTTTCACGATGGCTCTACATTAACGGCAGATTCTGTTGTGAACTCACTACAGAAAGCGCTGGAAGCGGCACCTAAGCCACGCATCCTAGATGGTGTAGAGCTAAAAGTGAAAGCGATGGACAACTACCGCGTAGAGATCAAAACCAGCTTTGATGACCCTCTTTTACCAAGCCGTTTATCAAGCCCTCAATTAGCGATTCTTGCAGCAAGCGCGTACCAAGAAGATGGTCGTGTGAGCCCAATTGGCGCAGGTACAGGTCCGTTTGAGTTGACAGAAATTAACGGTACAACTAGCGCGAAATTGAAACGTTTCGATGGTTACTGGGGTGAAAAAGCACAAGTTGAATCTGTAATTGCAGAATACGTTCCTAACGGCTTTGCTCGTGCGGCAGCTCTAAGAACAGGTACGGCTGACATTGTTGAAGCTGTGCCAGTGTCACAAATCGCGACCATTGATCCGAACCTGCTTTACGAAGTAGCAATGCCTCGTACCAACACGCTTTACCTGAACAATAAGTCAGGCGTATTTAGCGATATTGAACTGCGTAAGGTCGCGGCTGCTGCGGTAGACCGTGAGCAAATCGTGAATACCGTTTATGAAAACCACGCGGATATTGCGCAAGGCCTATTAGGTCCTGCTCTTGCTTGGGCTGAGCCGATTCGACCTGAAGGTCAAGCAGTCGATAAAACGCTAAAAGCAAACGGTGAAAGCATTGTTATCGGTACCTTTACCGACCGCGCTGAGCTTCCAGAAGTAGCAGCACTACTTAAACAGCAACTTGAAGCGGCTGGTTTCAAAGTTGAGCTGGATATCCGTGAATACGCTCAGATTGAAAACGATGCGCTATCAGGTAAGTTTGATGCGTTCATTCTTTCTCGTGCAACCGTTCTAGATTCGGGTGACCCAGTGGCTTACATGATGAGTGACTTTGGCTGTAAGGGTTCATTCAACCTTGGTCAATTCTGCTCTCAAGAAGTCGACCAAGCGTTGACTCACGCTGATCTGCAACCACTAGGTGCACTGCGTCAGCAAGCGATCATCGAAGCTGAGCAAAAAATCCTTAACGACTTCGCTGCTATTCCACTGCTTCACGAACGTGTGATTCAAGGTGAAAGCGAGCGCGTGAGCAATGTGGTTCGTGACCCAAGTGAGCGTCGCTTGGTTGACCAAACTACACAAGTCAAAAAAGCGAAACAGGCTAACTAA
- a CDS encoding PLP-dependent aminotransferase family protein, translated as MEIAQSLQQIQSSYIREILAAASDPNVISLAGGLPDEKTFPIDLMKPTLENLANMPEVFQYGSTAGYGPLLEHLTQSYQLPESHTAMICTGSQQGLDLIARAYVDPNDVVVMEAPSYLGAMQVFGLVQANIVTVSQTEFGPNLDELETCFEQQSPKMFYAVPDFHNPTGVCWTTETRQKVAELCIKYNVAFIEDAPYRELRFTGTELPLVSSFCPDNSIVLRSFSKIASPGLRIGAVTGKRSYLEPLIKVKQGADLHSSVPMQALLVGLLKHEDFNLHMENIRTLYKSRYEVLFSELEKQLPADCVLKAVDGGMFIWVEIPECDTFELAKTLLSNGVAVVPSPVFYPKADEAKAALRLNFTNANPEELTEAVKRLAEVLNQA; from the coding sequence ATGGAAATCGCACAGTCATTACAACAGATTCAATCTTCATACATTCGAGAGATCCTCGCAGCCGCAAGCGATCCAAATGTCATTTCATTGGCCGGTGGATTACCTGACGAGAAAACATTCCCTATCGATTTAATGAAGCCAACGTTAGAAAACCTAGCGAACATGCCGGAAGTTTTCCAATACGGTTCGACCGCTGGCTATGGCCCCTTGCTTGAACACTTAACACAAAGCTACCAATTGCCAGAATCCCACACAGCAATGATCTGCACAGGGTCTCAGCAAGGGTTGGATTTGATTGCGCGTGCGTATGTTGATCCGAATGATGTGGTTGTAATGGAAGCGCCAAGCTACTTGGGTGCGATGCAAGTGTTTGGCTTGGTTCAAGCGAACATTGTGACTGTGTCTCAAACTGAATTTGGCCCTAATCTAGACGAACTAGAAACGTGCTTTGAACAGCAATCGCCAAAGATGTTCTATGCGGTGCCAGATTTCCATAACCCGACTGGCGTTTGTTGGACAACGGAAACTCGTCAAAAAGTGGCTGAGCTGTGTATCAAATACAACGTAGCATTCATTGAAGATGCGCCTTACCGTGAGCTGCGTTTCACAGGCACAGAGCTGCCGTTGGTTTCTTCGTTCTGCCCTGACAACTCTATCGTTCTTCGTTCATTCTCTAAGATTGCATCGCCAGGCTTACGTATTGGTGCGGTGACAGGTAAACGCAGCTACCTTGAGCCACTGATTAAAGTGAAGCAAGGCGCAGATTTACACTCAAGCGTTCCGATGCAAGCACTGCTTGTTGGTCTTCTCAAGCATGAAGATTTCAACCTGCACATGGAAAACATTCGCACGCTGTACAAATCTCGTTATGAAGTGCTGTTTTCAGAACTAGAAAAACAACTGCCTGCAGACTGTGTACTGAAAGCAGTAGACGGCGGGATGTTCATTTGGGTAGAAATCCCAGAGTGCGACACCTTCGAACTGGCTAAAACTCTACTCTCTAATGGTGTGGCGGTTGTACCAAGCCCAGTATTCTATCCAAAGGCTGACGAAGCAAAAGCTGCACTGCGTTTAAACTTCACCAATGCCAACCCAGAAGAATTAACCGAAGCGGTGAAACGCTTAGCGGAAGTACTTAACCAAGCGTAA
- a CDS encoding GNAT family N-acetyltransferase: MSSVMQIRSELRYLVRELGLLDKNCLNSGLSLTQVHLLTYLRKNGVTPFSELSVQLSVEKASLSRTLNSLVEKQYIEPSLSETDKRQKYFSLKAEGLKRLEEADESANNELSQLLNLMSPEDTKNVIDGLRTLRLSAFQKNATHNKARIQLEACTSVYRTEIDSLIRDTFSGEQSIPQHLIPLSPDIPQKWWLARSGEYVLGAVAAWESDREWHWGRFVVDNRFRGLGIGKALARYSLVQASKDINEIYIEARDTTVNIVKGLGGEVLGDKFDFYGMPVTPMRLTRERLNEATETQEFTLPTHL, translated from the coding sequence ATGTCATCGGTTATGCAGATCAGAAGCGAGTTACGTTATCTCGTTCGCGAGCTTGGACTATTGGATAAAAACTGCCTTAATTCAGGCTTATCACTGACACAAGTCCACCTTCTTACCTACCTGCGTAAGAATGGAGTCACACCCTTTTCTGAGCTCAGCGTACAGCTCAGCGTAGAAAAAGCCTCTCTTAGCCGAACCCTCAACTCTCTGGTTGAAAAGCAATATATCGAACCATCTTTGAGTGAGACGGATAAACGTCAGAAGTACTTTTCACTCAAAGCTGAAGGATTGAAAAGGTTAGAAGAAGCCGATGAGTCAGCCAACAATGAACTGTCTCAATTGCTGAACCTGATGAGCCCAGAAGATACGAAAAACGTGATTGATGGGTTAAGAACATTGCGGCTCAGCGCTTTTCAGAAAAACGCCACGCACAACAAAGCCAGAATTCAGCTCGAAGCTTGCACTTCGGTATACCGCACTGAGATCGACAGTTTGATCAGAGATACCTTTTCGGGTGAACAAAGTATCCCACAACATCTCATTCCATTATCTCCTGACATTCCTCAGAAATGGTGGTTAGCACGTTCAGGAGAATATGTTTTAGGCGCCGTAGCGGCATGGGAGAGCGATAGAGAATGGCACTGGGGGCGATTTGTTGTCGACAACCGATTCCGCGGCCTTGGCATAGGAAAAGCATTGGCTCGTTACTCATTAGTTCAGGCGTCGAAAGACATCAACGAAATCTATATCGAAGCGCGCGACACAACCGTCAATATCGTAAAAGGACTCGGTGGAGAGGTTTTAGGTGACAAGTTCGACTTCTATGGGATGCCCGTAACGCCGATGCGATTAACGAGAGAGCGACTCAATGAAGCAACTGAAACTCAAGAGTTTACGCTACCTACTCACCTGTAA
- a CDS encoding AraC family transcriptional regulator, which translates to MSRQHISRINDVLFHIHQDISQPLSAKALSEIAAYSEQHFHRTFKSVVGESLHQYIRRTRMEYAANQLMFDTTSSVVEIASKCGFSSVSSFSRAFKATFNMSPGEWRKHDLQIAEKPYLKDPEVAAGYLNVAQRVLPEPKIVETPERMAAYVRHTGYNRSIRNAWLILKAWANSEQRDFSSQFGLHHSNPAWVEMDQCRYVACIAIGEPIKYRSVVNQMVIPGGLHAVFRLNGRYGELLPQISMVLEKWLPTSGFKQRSTPAYVHYHQNHFLNTDEVFELDFYLPVSFY; encoded by the coding sequence ATGTCACGACAACACATATCCCGAATCAATGATGTTCTGTTCCATATTCACCAAGATATCAGTCAGCCTTTGTCTGCCAAAGCGCTCTCCGAGATTGCGGCTTATTCCGAGCAACATTTTCATCGCACCTTTAAAAGTGTGGTCGGGGAGTCGTTGCACCAATATATCCGACGCACTCGAATGGAGTATGCGGCCAACCAATTGATGTTCGATACCACGTCGTCAGTGGTGGAGATTGCCAGTAAATGTGGTTTTAGTTCGGTATCTTCATTTAGCCGAGCATTCAAAGCGACCTTTAACATGTCACCGGGAGAATGGCGTAAACACGACTTACAGATAGCAGAAAAACCCTATTTGAAAGATCCCGAAGTCGCGGCGGGCTATTTGAACGTGGCGCAGCGAGTGTTACCCGAACCGAAGATCGTTGAAACACCGGAGCGCATGGCGGCTTATGTTCGACATACGGGTTATAACCGCTCCATTCGCAACGCATGGTTGATATTGAAAGCGTGGGCGAACTCAGAACAGCGTGACTTTTCGAGCCAGTTTGGTTTGCATCACTCAAACCCTGCTTGGGTTGAAATGGATCAGTGTCGCTATGTGGCGTGTATCGCAATTGGTGAGCCGATTAAGTATCGCAGTGTCGTGAACCAGATGGTGATTCCGGGCGGTTTGCATGCGGTGTTTAGACTCAATGGCCGTTATGGTGAGCTGCTACCACAGATCAGTATGGTATTAGAAAAGTGGCTACCTACGTCTGGCTTCAAGCAGCGTTCTACCCCGGCTTATGTGCATTATCATCAGAATCACTTTCTCAACACCGATGAAGTGTTTGAGTTGGATTTCTACCTTCCGGTGAGTTTTTACTAA
- a CDS encoding MATE family efflux transporter yields MTITHKDYLKIAFPFIISTVTQPLLGAVDTAVIGQLGIAELIGGVAIGTIIMNTMYWLFGFFRVSTTGQSAMALGKGNRSDLAGSLMRPFVLSGLVGLIFILIQPLIWQGAMWVIEPEANVAEHAHIYFSILIYGAPFVLLNYTIIGWLMGQAKAKEVLYTQVFGNVLNIVLDAVFVLYFDLGVAGVAYASLIAQVTTFAIGMTLVMKTSNISVSEFLQGSKMTKQDLSTIISSNTDLLLRTICILVFFNMMARTGSQLGTDVLAANAILMQVTFIVSYMFDGIANASSVFAGKAVGQKNPSMLDRVLRLNFQWTAGFIVALTFLTLVFKDSIVFLFTDIPALVTLYQEMAPWLIVFPLVAGFGLTVYGIFTGTGTTRPVRDSSIATLLVFLAVQAFTIDIWGNHGLWLAFTLFYLGRIAFLYPFIAQVKQKCFPIEDASVANH; encoded by the coding sequence ATGACCATTACCCACAAAGATTATCTGAAAATCGCCTTCCCTTTCATCATCTCAACGGTGACTCAGCCTCTGCTTGGGGCCGTGGATACCGCCGTGATCGGACAGCTTGGTATTGCTGAACTGATTGGAGGCGTGGCTATCGGCACCATCATTATGAACACCATGTACTGGTTGTTTGGCTTTTTCCGTGTCAGTACGACCGGGCAAAGTGCGATGGCATTGGGTAAGGGCAATCGCTCTGATTTAGCGGGTAGCTTGATGCGTCCGTTTGTGCTGTCTGGTTTGGTGGGTTTGATCTTTATCTTGATACAACCGCTCATCTGGCAAGGCGCAATGTGGGTGATAGAGCCTGAAGCCAATGTGGCCGAGCATGCGCATATCTACTTCAGTATTTTGATTTATGGTGCGCCTTTTGTGTTGCTCAACTACACCATTATTGGTTGGTTGATGGGGCAGGCGAAAGCCAAAGAAGTCCTTTACACACAAGTGTTTGGCAATGTGTTGAACATTGTCTTAGATGCGGTGTTTGTACTTTATTTCGATTTGGGCGTTGCAGGTGTGGCTTACGCAAGTTTGATTGCACAAGTTACCACCTTTGCGATTGGTATGACGCTGGTTATGAAAACCAGCAACATATCGGTCTCTGAGTTCCTGCAAGGCTCGAAGATGACCAAGCAAGACCTGTCGACAATCATCTCATCAAACACTGACCTACTGTTACGTACGATTTGTATCTTGGTGTTCTTTAACATGATGGCGCGTACAGGCTCTCAACTAGGCACCGATGTTCTGGCCGCTAACGCGATCTTGATGCAGGTGACCTTTATTGTTAGCTACATGTTTGATGGTATTGCCAACGCATCGAGTGTGTTTGCTGGTAAGGCGGTAGGACAGAAGAATCCTTCAATGTTAGATCGTGTATTAAGACTTAACTTCCAATGGACAGCGGGTTTTATTGTCGCACTGACGTTTTTGACCTTGGTATTTAAAGACAGCATTGTTTTCTTGTTTACTGATATTCCAGCGCTAGTCACTCTGTACCAAGAGATGGCTCCGTGGTTAATCGTGTTCCCGCTAGTGGCTGGCTTTGGCTTAACGGTGTACGGCATCTTTACCGGAACGGGAACCACGCGTCCGGTTAGAGACTCTAGCATCGCGACTTTGTTGGTATTCTTAGCAGTACAGGCATTCACTATCGATATTTGGGGCAATCATGGTCTGTGGTTGGCGTTCACCTTGTTTTATCTTGGACGTATTGCATTCTTGTATCCGTTCATCGCGCAAGTTAAGCAAAAGTGTTTTCCAATAGAAGATGCATCGGTGGCTAATCACTAG
- a CDS encoding MBL fold metallo-hydrolase → MKASNFLTQSICIALLTTTASSAFAMDQNLVRSSDPTFFTNDSVQSHLAKVVWEDAEHNKAFIESSEYMPVAMTEFAKQMTPKIQEIAPGKLYSISGFQLASTLVAVGDDGLIIVDPGENDTAAKESMEAFNQFSTLPVKAVIYTHRHPDHAFGAAGWGVTEEQVKSGEVKIIASDNFIPNLVNDVGVTGKILTQRTAYASVYLPKGEKGRPAHFGLGPTFTAGPISFFMPNVLVSNDEPLKITVSGIDMEVFGAYGDAGDDEVDIYFPQFKHVHGSETIQGETFPNLYTLRGTKYRDVQEWYKGIDTLSEYAQKSNTYSGSHMRAWIGHDFINERITNYRDAIQFVHDQSIYNINRGIKRDELAEKVVLPENLANDPWLGEYYGTVAHSVRNIYNGYLGWWDGDATKLARPGVKDMAQDYVDAMGGEDKVIDIARDAYAEKNYGWAAEVLTHVNNADPDNMEARDLKAQALREWGYAQTNIYWRGYAISNAAELDGTLDRSVAWDFANPAIVKVLPTTKILETERVNLNADRAQGKELSINIKVSDTGEVANYTVRNEIAVFSLEQDPNADATLSGKKLEVLGYFASSDVSNATIEGNSQSVDTFFSLFDHNKANDINLVLPN, encoded by the coding sequence ATGAAAGCTTCAAACTTTTTAACTCAGTCAATATGCATCGCACTTCTTACCACAACAGCGAGTTCAGCGTTCGCAATGGACCAAAATCTAGTTCGCAGTTCTGACCCAACTTTCTTCACCAACGACTCAGTACAAAGCCACTTAGCAAAAGTGGTCTGGGAAGACGCAGAACACAACAAAGCCTTCATCGAGAGCTCTGAATACATGCCAGTTGCCATGACTGAATTTGCAAAGCAGATGACACCAAAAATTCAAGAAATCGCACCGGGAAAACTCTACTCAATCTCTGGTTTCCAATTAGCTTCAACTCTTGTAGCCGTTGGTGATGACGGACTTATCATTGTTGACCCTGGTGAAAATGATACCGCAGCTAAAGAGTCAATGGAGGCATTCAACCAGTTTTCAACACTGCCTGTTAAAGCGGTAATTTACACACACCGTCATCCAGACCACGCCTTTGGTGCTGCTGGTTGGGGCGTAACAGAAGAACAGGTTAAGTCAGGCGAAGTAAAAATCATCGCATCAGATAACTTTATCCCCAACCTTGTGAACGATGTTGGCGTAACAGGCAAAATCCTGACTCAGCGTACGGCTTACGCGAGTGTCTACTTACCTAAAGGGGAAAAAGGTCGCCCTGCTCACTTCGGCCTAGGCCCAACATTTACAGCTGGCCCTATTTCTTTCTTCATGCCTAATGTCTTGGTAAGTAATGATGAGCCATTGAAAATTACCGTCTCTGGTATCGATATGGAAGTATTTGGTGCTTACGGCGATGCGGGTGACGATGAAGTCGATATCTACTTCCCACAATTCAAACACGTACACGGTAGCGAAACGATCCAAGGCGAAACATTCCCGAATTTGTATACACTGCGCGGTACCAAATATCGTGATGTTCAAGAGTGGTACAAAGGCATTGATACGCTATCTGAATACGCACAAAAATCGAATACCTATAGTGGTTCTCACATGCGAGCATGGATTGGACACGACTTCATCAATGAGCGCATAACCAACTACCGTGATGCGATTCAATTTGTACACGACCAATCAATCTACAACATCAACCGCGGTATCAAGCGCGATGAGTTGGCAGAAAAAGTTGTACTACCAGAGAACTTAGCCAACGACCCTTGGTTGGGTGAATACTACGGTACAGTAGCGCACTCAGTTCGTAATATTTACAACGGCTATCTTGGCTGGTGGGACGGTGATGCTACCAAACTTGCTCGTCCGGGCGTGAAAGACATGGCTCAAGATTACGTTGATGCGATGGGCGGCGAAGATAAAGTCATCGATATTGCTCGCGACGCGTATGCTGAGAAGAACTACGGCTGGGCGGCAGAAGTGCTGACTCACGTGAACAATGCAGATCCTGACAACATGGAAGCGCGTGACCTAAAAGCGCAAGCACTTCGTGAGTGGGGTTATGCTCAAACCAACATTTACTGGAGAGGTTATGCGATTTCTAACGCAGCAGAATTGGACGGCACATTAGATCGCTCTGTGGCATGGGATTTTGCTAACCCAGCCATTGTGAAGGTGCTACCAACCACCAAAATCTTAGAAACCGAGCGCGTAAACCTAAACGCAGACCGTGCTCAAGGAAAAGAATTATCTATCAACATTAAGGTATCTGACACCGGAGAAGTCGCGAACTACACGGTACGTAACGAGATTGCTGTTTTCTCTCTAGAGCAAGATCCAAACGCAGATGCAACGTTAAGCGGCAAGAAGTTAGAGGTTCTGGGTTATTTCGCCTCTAGCGATGTCAGTAACGCAACCATCGAAGGCAACAGTCAATCAGTGGATACGTTCTTTAGCTTGTTCGACCATAACAAAGCGAATGACATCAACCTAGTTCTACCTAACTAA